The Glandiceps talaboti chromosome 19, keGlaTala1.1, whole genome shotgun sequence genome contains a region encoding:
- the LOC144450377 gene encoding death-associated protein kinase 1-like, with amino-acid sequence MEKKEYGDTPLHEASQNKRIEVVRILLERKADFDLKNKKGERPFDVTRSSEIKRLLMHHMKQQDYQELMKEPGVKQKKCKLFLCGYAAVGKSTLTKSLQGEKCPTSDHDPTPGIDVNTVKIRSKDGSHEEFSSWDLAGQPVYYVTHNMFIAAVYSTFILLYIIADEENGKLVRPKTLKESQKEKVLTWLRFIKATNASIQQDSNTASGPSAKPSVILVASRADLVKPNLKYEAEAVADEILKEAQEKFGKYFDISDKRFILNCKDIESDEMQRLRNLLCEIKISKARMMPYICEEILEQKDKWITDERFPVMYWTNYVKAVKSISERNESFEDDFLRNVTSYIHDMGEDNFG; translated from the exons atggaaaagaaaGAA TATGGTGATACACCACTCCATGAAGCTtctcaaaataaaagaattgaaGTAGTGCGAATTCTTCTGGAAAGAAAGGCGGATTTCGATTTGAAGAATAAG AAAGGGGAACGACCATTTGATGTTACAAGGTCAAGCGAAATAAAACGGCTGTTGATGCACCATATGAAG CAACAAGATTACCAAGAACTGATGAAAGAGCCTGGAGTGAAACAGAAGAAATGCAAACTATTTTTATGTGGCTATGCAGCTGTTGGAAAATCTACATTGACTAAGTCATTGCAAGGG GAAAAGTGTCCGACCTCAGATCACGACCCCACACCAGGGATTGATGTAAATACTGTTAAAATAAGATCCAAAGATGGTAGTCATGAAGAATTCAGCTCTTGGGATCTGGCAGGTCAACCTGTATATTATGTGACACACAATATGTTCATTGCAGCTGTGTATTCTACATTCATTCTACTCTATATAATAGCTGATGAGGAGAATGGTAAACTAGTGAGACCAAAGACCTTGAAAGAAAGTCAGAAAGAAAAA GTACTGACGTGGCTGAGATTTATCAAAGCAACCAATGCATCAATTCAACAAGATTCAAACACAGCGAGTGGTCCTTCGGCTAAACCATCAGTGATACTAGTAGCAAGTAGAGCTGACCTGGTAAAACCAAATCTCAAATATGAAG CTGAGGCAGTTGCCGATGAAATTCTGAAAGAGGCCCAAGAGAAGTTCGGGAAGTACTTTGACATATCTGACAAACGATTCATTTTGAATTGTAAGGATATCGAGAGTGACGAAATGCAGCGACTGAGAAACTTGCTATGTGAGATAAAG ATATCAAAAGCTAGGATGATGCCATACATCTGTGAGGAGATACTTGAACAAAAAGACAAATGGATCACAGACGAAAGATTTCCTGTGATGTATTGGACCAACTACGTCAAGGCTGTTAAATCAATTAGTGAACGTAATGAAAGCTTTGAAGATGATTTCCTTAGAAATGTTACAAGCTACATCCACGATATGGGAGAG GACAACTTTGGTTAA